One segment of Megachile rotundata isolate GNS110a chromosome 6, iyMegRotu1, whole genome shotgun sequence DNA contains the following:
- the LOC100875974 gene encoding tubulin glycylase 3A-like, translating to MNANDEAPSNLEPINAEKADKNEERMVEDDSAESQAKPATETTPEDTKVVEEKAELNLEFQPTLHERFMRIKQLVKDAIEAHHTFMVYGKARVIRECMLSRGWCEKFFRKNSNGDQHFNVNASPVILLAGIGDLKDQQSERLLISRMLANHTVDFLWNTGSEWPGWPSQDNKTTIFNRYCRAGFTSKVGLCSNVRQMHWYYEAGVANTLFPRCYNLCQGDQMHAFIEDFRFTACLSLLKWLVNKINTEGENAVRSPTGAVPLKALEFAIKRCSDYISAQSHEDIDQEAERVWTHQWDQFISWYYQIVHGQASFIRNNVPLQKIFLASKHILRKMKKYWPQLEMDGMMNVWIMKPGNKSRGRGIVLLNKLEDVMAKMNPSNKSDTRYVVQKYIERPLLIHNTKFDIRQWFIVTCAQPLTFWIYKESYLRFCSQKFSLTDFHESIHLCNHAIQCKYTNCGDRDPALPSDNMWDVMSFKQFLKSQGHERAWDEIIYPGMKQGLVGSLLASQEAMDRRKNSFELYGADFMVMEDFSVWLIEINSHPDMSYSSKVTTRLCRQVLEDTIKVVIDFREDKNADTGQFELAYKQRIPSCQPYLGAALSLQGTRITVCGKKPLSNQESKVNLVSKSPMTCLTKKKSTVHNQIGPVIVDLIEELEIQLDQEFYAYYKVESPKLRQALPASAPAKPLKTAVLIDKQEATVKSAPVSTTVAHSKAKTPTVVQNNQDKSGSNQKNATRTPRKSRTFTGTTNNKGNASPTRQSLVSKIIAIQKQSTKLAPKTDKPSKQNEEKIIKTVMRDAIKKYKKNAALSGTSPERPVLPCPLSTHRINHPGQQKNHNAPRKPSRQRKNKVLTDITDMYAVGLRLTK from the exons ATGAATGCGAATGATGAGGCGCCGTCGAATTTGGAGCCGATCAACGCGGAAAAAGCGGACAAGAATGAAGAAAGAATGGTCGAGGATGACTCAGCAGAATCCCAGGCAAAGCCAGCTACCGAAACTACTCCTGAGGATACGAAAGTGGTCGAAG AGAAAGCAGAGCTCAACTTAGAATTCCAACCAACTCTCCACGAACGATTCATGCGAATCAAACAACTGGTGAAAGATGCGATTGAAGCCCACCACACGTTCATGGTTTACGGAAAAGCTCGAGTAATTCGCGAATGCATGCTGAGCAGAGGGTGGTGCGAAAAGTTCTTCAGGAAAAATTCTAATG GAGATCAACACTTCAACGTGAATGCAAGTCCTGTGATACTGTTGGCTGGAATCGGTGATCTAAAAGATCAACAAAGCGAACGTCTATTAATATCGAGAATGCTCGCAAATCACACGGTTGATTTTCTATGGAACACAGGATCAGAATGGCCAGGATGGCCGTCACAGGATAACAAAACCACGATTTTCAATAGGTACTGTCGAGCAGGATTCACATCGAAG GTGGGCCTATGTTCGAACGTTAGGCAAATGCACTGGTACTACGAGGCAGGAGTGGCAAATACCCTATTTCCACGTTGTTACAATCTGTGCCAAGGCGATCAGATGCACGCTTTCATCGAGGATTTTCG ATTCACAGCTTGTTTGAGTTTATTAAAATGGCTGGTTAACAAGATAAATACCGAAGGCGAGAACGCGGTCAGATCTCCAACTGGCGCGGTGCCTCTGAAGGCATTAGAGTTCGCGATCAAACGATGCAGCGATTACATCAGTGCACAGTCCCACGAGGATATCGATCAGGAAGCGGAAAGAGTATGGACGCATCAATGGGACCAGTTTATAAGTTGGTATTATCAGATCGTTCACGGTCAAGCATCCTTCATTCGAAACAATGTACCGCTCCAA AAAATCTTCCTGGCATCGAAGCATATCTTGAGAAAGATGAAAAAATATTGGCCGCAACTCGAGATGGATGGAATGATGAACGTGTGGATCATGAAGCCAGGCAACAAGAGTCGTGGTCGAGGGATCGTTTTATTGAACAAATTAGAAGATGTGATGGCAAAAATGAACCCATCGAATAAATCGGATACTCGTTATGTCGTACAAAAGTACATTG AACGACCGCTGCTGATACACAATACGAAATTCGATATTAGGCAATGGTTCATCGTTACCTGTGCTCAGCCTCTGACCTTTTGGATATACAA AGAGAGTTACTTGCGATTTTGCTCCCAGAAATTCAGTCTGACAGATTTCCACGAGTCGATTCACCTGTGCAATCACGCGATCCAATGCAAGTACACGAATTGCGGCGATAGGGATCCTGCATTGCCCTCGGACAATATGTGGGATGTCATGTCCTTCAAGCAGTTCCTCAA ATCTCAGGGACACGAGAGAGCATGGGACGAGATAATTTACCCAGGGATGAAGCAGGGCCTGGTCGGTTCGCTGTTGGCTAGCCAAGAGGCTATGGATCGTCGAAAAAACAGTTTCGAGTTGTACGGCGCAGATTTCATGGTCATGGAGGATTTCTCGGTTTGGTTGATCGAAATCAACAGTCATCCTGACATGAGTTACTCGAGCAAAGTTACAACGCGACTGTGTCGACAGGTTTTGGAGGATACCATAAAAG TGGTGATCGATTTTCGAGAAGACAAAAACGCGGATACGGGTCAGTTCGAGTTGGCTTATAAGCAGAGAATACCTAGTTGTCAGCCTTATCTCGGTGCAGCCCTGTCTCTTCAAGGAACTCGGATTACAGTTTGTGGCAAAAAGCCTTTGAGTAACCAAGAGTCAAAAGTTAATCTCGTATCGAAATCTCCTATG ACGTGTTTGACGAAGAAAAAATCGACGGTGCATAATCAGATCGGACCAGTGATCGTAGATCTGATCGAGGAACTGGAAATTCAGCTCGATCAGGAATTCTACGCTTATTACAAAGTGGAATCGCCTAAGCTGAGACAAGCACTGCCAGCGAGCGCACCGGCAAAACCCTTGAAAACGGCCGTATTGATCGATAAGCAGGAAGCAACCGTGAAGAGTGCTCCTGTGAGCACCACGGTTGCTCATTCTAAAGCGAAAACGCCTACGGTGGTTCAG AACAATCAAGATAAAAGTGGAAGCAATCAGAAGAACGCGACACGAACACCAAGGAAATCGCGTACTTTCACTGGAACAACGAACAACAAAGGAAACGCGTCTCCTACGAGACAGTCTTTGGTTTCGAAGATTATAGCTATTCAGAAGCAATCAACGAAGCTGGCGCCGAAAACGGACAAACCATCGAAGCAAAACGAAGAAAAG ATCATCAAGACAGTGATGCGAGATGcgatcaaaaaatacaaaaagaacgctgcTCTTTCCGGAACGTCGCCTGAAAGACCTGTGTTACCGTGCCCCTTATCCACGCATAGGATAAATCATCCTGGGCAACAGAAAAATCATAACGCTCCAAGGAAACCTAGTCGTCAGAGGAAGAACAAAGTTCTAACAGACATCACCGACATGTATGCCGTTGGTCTGAGGCTGACTAAGTGA